One part of the Halopenitus persicus genome encodes these proteins:
- a CDS encoding ABC transporter ATP-binding protein, whose product MSLLEVSDLEAGYETGQILFGVDFAIEEGEAVGLLGRNGAGKTTTMRAIMGADLPRIIGGSIRYRDVELLEAASYDRAGMGISFVPEERQLFPRLTVAENVHIAASSAEDPLPAEEMFDLFPELDAMRDRHAKNMSGGEQQMLAIARALVSNPELMLLDEPCEGLAPQIVERLEDVVARINEERGVTVLIVEQNVATAMSVADRHYILDEGRLVEEVTTDRLREDDELRQKHLGV is encoded by the coding sequence GTGAGCCTCCTCGAAGTGTCGGATCTCGAGGCCGGCTACGAGACCGGCCAGATCCTCTTCGGCGTCGACTTCGCGATCGAGGAGGGCGAGGCGGTCGGACTCCTCGGCCGCAACGGGGCGGGCAAGACGACCACGATGCGGGCGATCATGGGTGCAGACCTGCCCCGGATCATCGGCGGGTCGATCCGCTATCGCGACGTCGAACTCCTCGAGGCCGCCAGCTACGACCGGGCGGGTATGGGGATCAGCTTCGTCCCCGAGGAGCGACAGCTGTTCCCCAGACTGACCGTGGCCGAGAACGTCCACATCGCCGCATCGTCCGCCGAGGATCCGCTTCCGGCCGAGGAGATGTTCGATCTGTTCCCCGAGCTCGACGCGATGCGCGACCGGCACGCGAAGAACATGAGCGGCGGCGAACAGCAGATGCTCGCGATCGCCCGCGCGCTCGTGTCGAACCCGGAGCTGATGCTGCTGGATGAACCCTGCGAGGGGCTCGCCCCGCAGATCGTCGAACGGCTCGAGGACGTCGTCGCTCGCATCAACGAGGAACGCGGCGTGACGGTCCTGATCGTCGAGCAGAACGTCGCGACCGCGATGTCGGTCGCGGACCGTCACTACATCCTGGACGAGGGGCGGCTCGTCGAGGAGGTCACGACCGATCGGCTCCGCGAGGACGACGAGCTCCGGCAGAAGCACCTCGGCGTGTGA
- a CDS encoding branched-chain amino acid ABC transporter permease, producing MSAATLASTPDELPSIRWILAGLALLAVVIVTLAVRPGLFISNLVGGLVYGMILMMIALGLSLILGLLGVVNFAHGALFMLGAYGAYQVVALLEMPFWLALIAVPIGVGLVGVLMEVLVLRRLYGEDPLIGLLATFGVALMLEEATRAQWGGTPLSFDPPTALRASVGMGFLEIATTRLFTAAVGAVVVVSLYLLMYRTDFGLSIRAGLQDQQMAEFLGIDIPKRFTIVFFLGTAVAGLSGVLRGAEVGMDLGMGMDFVILAFVVIVVGGLGSIFGSVVSALLIGVAVFVTPVMLRAITTVTGLEWLYVSGIGGLMPFLVMIGVLLVRPRGLFGEEGLLE from the coding sequence ATGTCGGCCGCTACACTCGCGTCGACGCCGGACGAGCTCCCCTCCATCCGCTGGATACTTGCGGGGCTCGCGCTCCTCGCGGTGGTGATCGTCACCCTCGCCGTACGCCCGGGGTTGTTCATCAGCAACCTCGTCGGCGGGCTCGTCTACGGGATGATCCTGATGATGATCGCGCTGGGACTCTCGCTGATATTGGGGCTGCTCGGCGTCGTCAACTTCGCGCACGGCGCGCTCTTCATGCTCGGCGCCTACGGGGCCTATCAGGTCGTCGCGCTGCTCGAGATGCCCTTCTGGCTCGCGCTGATCGCCGTTCCGATCGGCGTCGGACTGGTCGGCGTGCTGATGGAGGTGCTGGTCCTCCGCCGGCTCTACGGTGAGGATCCGCTCATCGGCCTGCTTGCCACCTTCGGGGTCGCGTTGATGCTCGAGGAGGCGACCCGTGCTCAGTGGGGCGGCACGCCGCTTAGCTTCGATCCGCCGACAGCGCTGCGGGCGTCCGTCGGTATGGGGTTCCTCGAGATCGCGACGACGCGATTGTTCACCGCCGCCGTCGGCGCGGTCGTCGTCGTGAGTCTCTATCTGCTGATGTACCGAACCGACTTCGGCCTCTCGATCCGGGCCGGACTCCAGGACCAGCAGATGGCCGAGTTCCTCGGCATCGACATCCCGAAGCGGTTCACGATCGTCTTCTTTCTCGGGACGGCAGTCGCCGGACTCAGCGGCGTGCTCCGGGGGGCCGAGGTCGGGATGGACCTCGGAATGGGGATGGATTTCGTCATCCTCGCGTTCGTCGTCATCGTCGTCGGCGGGCTCGGTAGCATCTTCGGAAGCGTCGTGAGCGCGCTGTTGATCGGCGTTGCGGTCTTCGTGACGCCCGTGATGCTTCGGGCGATCACGACCGTGACCGGTCTCGAATGGCTGTACGTTTCCGGAATCGGCGGGCTGATGCCGTTCCTCGTGATGATCGGCGTTCTGCTCGTCCGACCCCGCGGCCTCTTCGGAGAGGAGGGGTTACTCGAATGA
- a CDS encoding branched-chain amino acid ABC transporter permease produces the protein MSDASEPAAGRDRLLAAITRYRVPIGILLLVVLLRPVIGLEALLGSSYIASAMLIWMLFAAAFNLLYGYSGLLSFGHAIFLGTGIYGVAIGLRHFDLPYLVAAPIGVIVAGLIAYGIARLIVGYGEIYFAMLTLAFAEAIHFVVNADPFGLTGGADGLRSGTTPAWIESFRGRSVVQIGGGEFELYYFVALVFVLAMLALWQIVRSPFGRTLVAIRDNEELARAMGISTARYQVWAFTLSGVFSAVAGTLLVIRNSGASLENFGMMTGAEVILMSIFGGISYFFGPIAGAFSWFFAREYLTNLEMVAVPLLGTVDVGPILGYWRFFFGFLFVVVIVLSPQKGLWGFVRSAADRLRTRLVEVIRE, from the coding sequence ATGAGCGACGCGAGCGAACCGGCCGCCGGTCGCGATCGGCTGCTCGCGGCCATCACCCGGTACCGCGTTCCGATCGGGATCCTGCTGCTGGTGGTCCTGTTGCGGCCGGTCATCGGTCTCGAGGCCCTGTTGGGGAGCAGCTACATCGCCTCGGCGATGCTGATCTGGATGCTGTTTGCGGCCGCGTTCAACCTTCTGTACGGCTACAGCGGGCTGCTCTCGTTCGGCCACGCGATCTTCCTCGGGACCGGGATTTACGGGGTCGCGATCGGGCTGCGGCACTTCGATCTCCCGTATCTCGTCGCCGCACCGATCGGCGTGATCGTGGCCGGACTGATCGCCTACGGGATCGCCCGGCTCATCGTCGGCTACGGGGAGATCTACTTCGCGATGCTGACGCTCGCGTTCGCGGAAGCGATCCACTTCGTCGTCAACGCGGATCCGTTCGGGCTGACCGGCGGGGCGGACGGGCTCCGCTCCGGCACGACGCCGGCCTGGATCGAGAGCTTCCGCGGCCGCAGCGTCGTCCAGATCGGCGGCGGCGAGTTCGAGCTCTACTACTTCGTCGCGCTCGTGTTCGTCCTCGCGATGCTCGCGCTCTGGCAGATCGTCCGGTCCCCGTTCGGCCGGACGCTCGTCGCCATCCGTGACAACGAGGAGCTCGCGCGGGCGATGGGGATATCGACCGCTCGGTACCAGGTCTGGGCGTTCACACTCTCCGGGGTCTTCTCCGCGGTCGCCGGCACGCTGCTGGTGATCCGAAACTCCGGAGCGTCCCTCGAGAACTTCGGGATGATGACCGGGGCGGAGGTCATCCTGATGTCGATCTTCGGCGGGATAAGCTACTTCTTCGGGCCGATCGCCGGCGCGTTCTCCTGGTTCTTCGCGCGGGAATACCTCACGAACCTCGAGATGGTGGCGGTTCCCCTCCTCGGAACGGTGGACGTTGGCCCGATCCTTGGCTACTGGCGGTTCTTCTTCGGGTTCCTGTTCGTGGTCGTGATCGTGCTCTCGCCCCAGAAGGGGCTGTGGGGGTTCGTCCGGTCCGCCGCCGACCGCCTCCGAACCCGACTCGTCGAGGTGATCCGTGAATGA
- a CDS encoding ABC transporter ATP-binding protein, with protein sequence MTDSATTDPDASGTDHESIDPAAAALGARGLTKRFGELTAVGGVDLAVPEGELRAIIGPNGAGKTTFFNVLTNALEPTAGSVYLHGEEITEMPQHARPHDGLVRSFQSNQLFTEQTVHENVRIVAQTAEQGAFSLDLLGRGRDVATERAHEVLELTELEHLADETAKNLSHGDQRRLGIAMALATDPSVLLLDEPTSGLGAVETETTADLIEDIQSELGLTLLLIEHDMNIVLSRSDRITVLHRGEVLTTGTPAEIRNDDEVQEAYLGERDEEGSL encoded by the coding sequence ATGACTGATTCAGCGACGACCGACCCGGACGCATCGGGGACCGACCACGAATCGATCGATCCGGCCGCGGCCGCTCTCGGCGCGCGCGGGCTCACGAAGCGGTTCGGCGAGCTCACCGCGGTCGGCGGGGTCGACCTCGCCGTTCCGGAGGGCGAACTCCGGGCCATCATCGGTCCGAACGGCGCGGGCAAGACCACGTTCTTCAACGTCCTGACGAACGCGCTGGAGCCGACCGCGGGATCCGTCTACCTCCACGGCGAGGAGATCACCGAGATGCCCCAGCACGCCCGGCCACACGACGGGCTCGTCCGGTCGTTCCAGTCGAACCAGCTGTTCACCGAACAGACGGTCCACGAGAACGTCCGGATCGTCGCCCAGACCGCCGAACAGGGGGCCTTCTCGCTGGACCTCCTCGGACGGGGTCGCGACGTCGCGACCGAACGTGCTCACGAGGTGCTCGAGTTGACCGAGCTCGAGCACCTCGCCGACGAGACCGCCAAGAACCTCTCGCACGGCGACCAACGCCGGCTGGGGATCGCGATGGCGCTGGCGACCGACCCGAGCGTGCTCCTGCTCGACGAGCCCACGAGCGGGCTCGGGGCGGTGGAGACCGAGACCACGGCCGACCTCATCGAGGACATTCAGTCCGAACTCGGGCTCACGCTGCTGCTGATCGAACACGACATGAACATCGTCCTCTCACGAAGCGACCGGATCACGGTCCTCCACCGTGGCGAGGTACTGACGACCGGCACGCCGGCCGAGATTCGCAACGACGACGAGGTTCAGGAGGCGTACCTCGGGGAGCGCGACGAGGAGGGATCGCTGTGA